From Sphingomonas bisphenolicum, one genomic window encodes:
- a CDS encoding aminoglycoside phosphotransferase family protein has protein sequence MIPPAAAPAFLANAGWSDAAIVPLAGDASFRRYFRVLDGGRRAVLMDAPPPHEDPRPFIAIAEHLLADGFAAPRILARDLTQGLVLIEDFGDLRVKEHLDADPAEEMATYARAIDLLADLHRLPAAQVPPYDRAVYQREAGLLTEWYCPAIGLDVDVDAYVRAWDAVLPVVEQSASPTVTVLRDYHAENIMLIDRVASHGLGLLDFQDALAGHPAYDLVSLLQDARRDVPVEVEAAMLAHYKAMANPPADFDAAYAVLGAQRNAKIIGIFTRLWKRDGKPRYLSFLPRMWGLLERDLAHPALAPVADWFAANIPADQRHDALQEFAPI, from the coding sequence ATGATCCCACCCGCCGCCGCGCCCGCCTTCCTCGCCAACGCGGGATGGAGTGACGCCGCTATCGTACCGCTTGCCGGCGACGCGTCCTTCCGCCGCTATTTCCGCGTGCTGGACGGCGGCCGTCGCGCCGTGCTGATGGATGCGCCGCCACCGCATGAAGACCCGCGCCCGTTCATTGCCATCGCCGAGCATCTGCTGGCCGACGGCTTCGCCGCGCCGCGGATATTGGCGCGCGATCTGACGCAGGGCCTCGTTCTGATCGAGGATTTCGGCGACCTGCGGGTCAAGGAACATCTGGACGCCGATCCGGCCGAAGAAATGGCGACCTACGCTCGTGCGATCGACCTGCTCGCCGACCTGCATCGCCTGCCCGCGGCGCAAGTGCCGCCCTATGATCGCGCCGTCTATCAGCGGGAAGCCGGGCTGCTGACCGAATGGTATTGCCCGGCGATCGGGCTGGATGTCGATGTCGACGCCTATGTCCGCGCCTGGGATGCGGTGCTGCCCGTCGTGGAGCAGTCGGCCAGCCCGACCGTGACGGTGCTGCGCGACTATCATGCCGAAAATATTATGCTGATCGACCGGGTCGCCTCGCACGGGCTGGGCCTGCTCGATTTTCAGGACGCACTGGCGGGCCACCCGGCCTATGACCTCGTATCGCTGTTGCAGGACGCCCGGCGCGACGTGCCGGTGGAAGTCGAGGCGGCGATGCTGGCCCATTACAAGGCGATGGCCAACCCGCCCGCCGACTTCGACGCCGCCTATGCGGTGCTGGGCGCGCAGCGCAACGCCAAGATCATCGGCATCTTCACCCGGTTGTGGAAACGCGACGGCAAGCCGCGTTATCTCTCCTTCCTGCCGCGTATGTGGGGATTGCTGGAGCGCGATCTGGCCCACCCGGCGCTGGCACCCGTCGCCGACTGGTTCGCTGCCAACATCCCCGCCGACCAGCGCCATGACGCCCTGCAAGAGTTCGCGCCCATATGA
- the tsaE gene encoding tRNA (adenosine(37)-N6)-threonylcarbamoyltransferase complex ATPase subunit type 1 TsaE, which yields MLGLGRRIAGHARIGDVIALEGGLGAGKTTLVRGLLEALGLEGEAPSPSFAIVQPYDVPEVRLPVAHVDLYRLDDAAEAEELALGDYLMDSLLIIEWPDRLGDALWPHALRLSIDFAGDDARRLTADVPDAWTERWSQI from the coding sequence ATGCTGGGCCTGGGCCGGCGGATCGCCGGCCATGCGCGGATCGGCGATGTGATCGCGCTGGAAGGCGGGCTGGGCGCGGGCAAGACGACGCTGGTGCGCGGTCTGCTGGAGGCGTTGGGGCTGGAAGGCGAAGCGCCCAGTCCCAGCTTCGCCATCGTCCAGCCCTATGACGTGCCGGAGGTGCGCCTGCCGGTCGCCCATGTCGATCTCTACCGGCTGGACGATGCGGCCGAAGCCGAGGAACTGGCGCTGGGCGACTATCTGATGGACAGTCTGCTCATCATCGAATGGCCCGACCGGCTGGGCGATGCCCTGTGGCCCCATGCCCTGCGGTTGAGCATCGACTTTGCAGGCGATGACGCGCGGCGCTTGACAGCGGACGTGCCGGACGCTTGGACGGAGCGATGGTCGCAGATATGA
- a CDS encoding sensor histidine kinase, which yields MTTLSPYAAIIFGVVLAGWLGAAVWALVSGQRMRREGTHAQGKLDRLTMLLASAPAAPIIVHPDGRLEAADRLAKWLGKPRVPTFASELTAPDGGLEPEDAAALAQEIASAQRAGKSFALPVRGQGSSRLLLVRGAPAGPGIAASGGVILWIFDATDSQAEIQSLRGHVEQLRDALEALAGLVEAAPFPMWHRTPDLRLSLVNSAYVRAVDGQGAGDVIAHGTELVETVAGLTPEAAAAEAITRDEPIERMVPATIDGERRTMRVVDVPLGAAGVAGYAVDQHELEQARVEHRRLEAAQRDLLDRLSAGVARFGPDRALRFWNQPFISLFGLHQDALADAPLFERVLDQMRDARRLPEHRDFPAWRAERRQWFLSPDPLEENWLLQDGTHLRVYAQPLPDGGLLLIFEDRTEQVQLSSARDTLLRVRTATFDNLFESIGVFSSDGRLQMWNSRFRVIWGASEDLLAGHPRIDDLMRAVQTQLAKPEQANLVRELVRAATIERKQRIGHVGFADGRIFEFAAIPLPDGNALFTMLDVTDSRRVEQVLRDRNEALEQADKVKTAFVTNMSYELRTPLTTISGFAEMMSAGYAGELSPSAAEYVDGILKSTARLSMLIDNVLDLTQGEVGTLPIDHVRVDLATVVRASASRMMMDATAKGMEIDLTLQDSLGAVQGDARRIGQAIDHLLENAIRYCGKGARILLHGDGMADKARIVVSDNGPGIAAGQQAAIFDPAARAGQARNGGRAGIGLPLARQLAEAHGGTLQLVSEAGQGTMAVIELPRG from the coding sequence ATGACGACATTGTCCCCCTATGCCGCGATCATTTTCGGCGTGGTGCTGGCCGGCTGGCTGGGCGCTGCCGTCTGGGCGCTGGTCAGCGGCCAGCGGATGCGGCGTGAGGGCACGCATGCGCAGGGCAAGCTCGATCGGCTGACCATGTTGCTGGCGTCCGCGCCGGCCGCGCCGATCATCGTCCACCCCGATGGGCGGCTGGAAGCGGCCGATCGCCTGGCCAAATGGCTGGGAAAGCCGCGCGTACCGACCTTCGCCTCCGAACTCACGGCGCCTGACGGCGGGCTGGAACCGGAAGACGCGGCTGCTTTGGCGCAGGAGATCGCCTCGGCCCAGCGTGCGGGCAAGAGCTTCGCTCTGCCGGTGCGCGGCCAAGGATCGTCGCGCCTGCTGCTGGTACGCGGCGCGCCGGCCGGGCCGGGCATCGCGGCCAGCGGCGGCGTCATCCTATGGATTTTCGACGCGACCGACAGCCAGGCGGAAATCCAGTCGCTGCGCGGCCATGTCGAGCAGTTGCGCGATGCGCTGGAGGCGCTGGCCGGGCTGGTCGAGGCCGCGCCCTTCCCGATGTGGCACCGCACCCCCGACCTGCGCCTCAGCCTGGTCAACAGCGCCTATGTCCGCGCGGTCGACGGGCAGGGGGCGGGCGATGTCATCGCCCATGGCACCGAACTGGTGGAAACCGTCGCGGGCCTGACGCCGGAGGCCGCCGCCGCCGAAGCGATCACCCGCGACGAACCGATCGAACGGATGGTGCCCGCTACGATCGATGGCGAACGGCGCACGATGCGCGTTGTCGATGTGCCTCTGGGGGCGGCGGGCGTCGCGGGCTATGCCGTCGACCAGCATGAACTGGAACAGGCGCGGGTCGAGCATCGGCGGCTGGAGGCGGCGCAGCGCGACCTGCTCGACCGGCTGTCCGCCGGCGTCGCCCGCTTCGGCCCCGACCGGGCCTTGCGCTTCTGGAACCAGCCCTTCATCAGCCTGTTCGGCCTGCATCAGGATGCGCTGGCCGACGCCCCGCTGTTCGAGCGGGTGCTGGACCAGATGCGCGACGCGCGGCGGCTGCCCGAACATCGCGACTTTCCGGCCTGGCGGGCGGAGCGGCGGCAATGGTTCCTGTCGCCCGATCCGCTGGAGGAAAACTGGCTGCTGCAGGATGGCACCCATTTGCGCGTTTATGCCCAGCCTTTGCCCGATGGCGGCCTGCTGCTGATCTTCGAGGACCGGACCGAGCAAGTGCAATTGTCGAGCGCGCGCGACACGCTGCTGCGGGTACGGACGGCGACCTTCGACAATCTGTTCGAATCGATCGGCGTCTTCTCCTCCGACGGGCGGTTGCAGATGTGGAACAGCCGCTTCCGCGTCATCTGGGGCGCCAGTGAGGATCTGCTGGCGGGGCATCCGCGCATCGACGATCTGATGCGGGCGGTGCAGACCCAGTTGGCCAAGCCGGAACAGGCCAATCTGGTGCGCGAACTGGTGCGCGCCGCCACGATCGAGCGCAAGCAGCGTATCGGCCATGTCGGTTTCGCCGATGGGCGCATCTTCGAATTCGCCGCGATCCCGCTGCCCGACGGCAATGCGTTGTTCACCATGCTGGACGTGACCGACAGCCGCCGGGTGGAACAGGTGCTGCGCGACCGGAACGAAGCATTGGAGCAGGCGGATAAGGTCAAGACCGCCTTCGTCACCAATATGAGTTATGAACTGCGCACCCCGCTCACCACTATTTCTGGTTTCGCCGAGATGATGAGCGCGGGTTATGCGGGGGAACTCAGCCCATCGGCCGCCGAATATGTCGATGGCATCCTCAAAAGTACGGCCCGCCTGTCGATGCTGATCGACAATGTGCTGGACCTGACCCAGGGCGAAGTCGGCACGCTGCCTATCGATCATGTCCGCGTCGACCTGGCCACCGTGGTGCGGGCCAGCGCCAGCCGGATGATGATGGATGCCACCGCCAAGGGCATGGAAATCGATTTGACGCTGCAAGACAGTCTGGGCGCGGTGCAGGGCGACGCCCGGCGGATCGGCCAGGCGATCGATCATCTGCTGGAAAATGCGATCCGCTATTGCGGCAAGGGCGCCCGCATCCTGCTGCATGGAGACGGCATGGCGGACAAGGCGCGGATCGTTGTGTCGGACAATGGCCCCGGCATTGCGGCCGGGCAGCAGGCGGCGATCTTCGATCCGGCGGCGCGCGCGGGACAGGCGCGCAACGGCGGCCGGGCGGGGATCGGCCTGCCGCTGGCGCGGCAACTGGCCGAAGCGCATGGCGGCACGTTGCAACTGGTGTCGGAAGCCGGGCAGGGGACCATGGCCGTGATCGAACTGCCGCGTGGCTGA
- the ahcY gene encoding adenosylhomocysteinase — MATAPATQAQDYVIADIALAAFGRKEMDIAETEMPGLMALRAEFGPSQPLKGARITGSLHMTIQTAVLIETLTALGAEVRWATCNIYSTQDHAAAAIAASGVPVFAIKGETLQEYWDYVERIFDWHTDESGVCNMILDDGGDATMFALWGARVEAGEELFTPSNEEEEIFCSVLKRVLAERPGFLTKTVAAIKGVSEETTTGVHRLYELAKKGKLPFPAINVNDSVTKSKFDNLYGCKESLVDAIRRGTDVMLAGKIACVAGFGDVGKGSAASLRNGGARVLVTEVDPICALQAAMEGYEVVTMEEAAPRADIFVTATGNEGVLTVDHMRAMKNMAIVSNIGHFDSEIEIAGLSNMKWTEIKPQVDEVEFPDGKKIIVLSKGRLVNLGNATGHPSFVMSASFTNQTLAQIELWTKSETYGNDVYVLPKHLDEKVAELHLEKLGVKLTKLSQRQADYIGVPVEGPFKPDHYRY; from the coding sequence GTGGCCACTGCACCCGCCACCCAGGCGCAGGATTATGTCATCGCCGATATCGCCCTTGCCGCCTTTGGCCGCAAGGAAATGGACATCGCCGAAACCGAAATGCCCGGCCTGATGGCGCTGCGCGCCGAGTTCGGCCCGTCGCAGCCGCTGAAGGGCGCGCGCATCACCGGATCGCTGCACATGACGATCCAGACCGCCGTGCTGATCGAGACGCTGACGGCGCTGGGCGCGGAAGTTCGCTGGGCGACCTGCAACATCTATTCTACGCAGGACCATGCCGCCGCCGCGATCGCCGCGTCGGGCGTGCCGGTCTTCGCGATCAAGGGCGAGACGCTCCAGGAATATTGGGACTATGTCGAGCGCATCTTCGACTGGCACACCGATGAATCCGGCGTCTGCAACATGATCCTGGACGATGGCGGCGACGCCACCATGTTCGCGCTGTGGGGCGCGCGCGTCGAGGCAGGCGAGGAACTGTTCACGCCGTCGAACGAGGAAGAGGAAATCTTCTGCTCGGTGCTCAAGCGCGTGCTGGCCGAACGTCCCGGTTTCCTGACCAAGACGGTCGCCGCCATCAAGGGCGTGTCGGAAGAGACCACCACCGGCGTCCATCGCCTGTATGAACTGGCGAAGAAGGGCAAGCTGCCCTTCCCGGCGATCAACGTGAACGACAGCGTCACCAAGTCGAAGTTCGACAACCTCTATGGCTGCAAGGAATCGCTGGTCGACGCGATCCGTCGCGGGACCGACGTCATGCTGGCGGGCAAGATTGCATGCGTCGCGGGCTTCGGCGATGTCGGCAAGGGGTCGGCGGCCTCGCTCCGCAACGGCGGCGCGCGCGTCCTGGTGACCGAAGTCGATCCGATCTGCGCGTTGCAGGCGGCGATGGAAGGCTATGAAGTCGTGACGATGGAAGAGGCCGCGCCGCGCGCCGACATCTTCGTCACCGCGACCGGCAATGAAGGCGTGCTGACCGTCGATCATATGCGCGCGATGAAGAATATGGCGATCGTGTCCAACATCGGCCATTTCGACAGCGAGATCGAGATTGCCGGCCTGTCCAACATGAAGTGGACCGAAATCAAGCCGCAGGTCGACGAAGTCGAATTCCCCGACGGCAAGAAGATCATCGTCCTGTCGAAGGGCCGCCTGGTCAATCTGGGCAACGCCACTGGCCATCCCAGCTTCGTGATGTCGGCCAGCTTCACCAACCAGACGCTGGCGCAGATCGAACTGTGGACCAAGAGCGAGACCTACGGCAACGACGTCTATGTCCTGCCCAAGCATCTGGACGAGAAGGTCGCCGAACTGCATCTGGAAAAGCTGGGTGTGAAGCTGACAAAGCTGAGCCAGCGTCAGGCCGATTATATCGGCGTGCCGGTCGAAGGCCCGTTCAAGCCCGATCACTACCGCTACTAA
- a CDS encoding YqgE/AlgH family protein produces the protein MIQTRFYGGHFLLALPGMADMRFDHSVVALCVHDDNGALGIAVDQEIEGVSLRELLESFDIDGSQVADTPVLRGGPVEPRRGFVLHSLDWGGQDMVQVGGRWGLSGSLDILKAIAQGRGPSRYLVALGYAGWGAGQLEQEMGGESWFLADGDPDLLFDVPTSRKWAAAYAAAGVDASHLVPGAGSA, from the coding sequence ATGATCCAGACGCGCTTCTATGGCGGGCATTTCCTGCTCGCCCTTCCCGGCATGGCGGACATGCGGTTCGACCATTCGGTCGTGGCGCTATGCGTCCATGATGATAATGGCGCGCTCGGCATTGCGGTCGATCAGGAGATAGAGGGCGTTTCGCTGCGTGAACTGCTCGAAAGCTTCGATATCGACGGCAGCCAGGTGGCCGACACGCCGGTCCTGCGCGGAGGGCCTGTCGAACCAAGGCGTGGCTTCGTCCTCCATTCGCTCGACTGGGGCGGCCAGGACATGGTGCAGGTGGGCGGTCGGTGGGGGCTTTCGGGGTCGCTCGACATATTGAAGGCGATCGCACAGGGAAGGGGGCCAAGCCGTTATCTGGTCGCGCTCGGCTATGCCGGCTGGGGGGCGGGGCAACTGGAACAGGAAATGGGCGGGGAAAGCTGGTTTCTCGCCGATGGCGATCCCGACCTGCTGTTCGACGTGCCGACGTCCCGCAAATGGGCGGCGGCCTACGCTGCGGCTGGTGTGGATGCGTCCCACCTCGTCCCCGGCGCCGGATCGGCCTGA
- a CDS encoding peroxiredoxin, giving the protein MTISKGDRLPSTTFTQMTENGPEAVASDDYFAGKTVAIFSVPGAFTPTCSAKHLPGFIDKSEALKAKGVDEIACTAVNDAFVMGAWGKSAGADGKVTMLADGNGDFAQAVGLTMDGSKFGLGQRGQRFSMIVKDGVVSELNVEAPGDFKVSSADHMLEQL; this is encoded by the coding sequence ATGACCATTTCCAAAGGCGATCGCCTTCCCAGCACCACCTTCACCCAGATGACCGAAAACGGCCCCGAAGCCGTGGCTTCGGACGACTATTTCGCCGGCAAGACCGTCGCCATCTTCTCGGTTCCCGGCGCCTTCACCCCCACCTGTTCGGCCAAGCACCTGCCCGGCTTCATCGACAAGAGCGAAGCGCTCAAGGCGAAGGGCGTGGATGAAATCGCCTGCACCGCCGTCAACGACGCCTTCGTCATGGGCGCCTGGGGCAAGTCGGCCGGCGCGGACGGCAAGGTCACGATGCTCGCCGACGGCAATGGCGATTTCGCACAGGCCGTGGGCCTGACCATGGACGGCAGCAAGTTCGGCCTGGGCCAGCGCGGCCAGCGTTTCTCGATGATCGTCAAGGATGGCGTGGTCTCGGAGCTGAACGTCGAAGCGCCCGGCGACTTCAAGGTCTCCTCGGCCGACCATATGCTCGAACAGCTCTAG
- a CDS encoding AMP nucleosidase codes for MTQSIGSATVTQLDRIYQTSIENLREAMRAYARDGSVPPPEAKADRRYCYPELRIVYHGDSDAPPPGRSFARLSKPGRYVTTVTRPAMFADYLAEQIDLLVRDYGVDVEAGLSEQQIPFPYVLDGLDMSALDGTPPTELARHFPATELAEIGDEIADGLFMPDPNGDRPLALFDGLRTDFSLARLKHYTGTPAEHVQRYILFTNYHRYVDEFVAWACDELQREGSRYTALSGAGGVYVTPETADPARMIADSAWRRHQMPAYHLIAPDRSGITLVNIGVGPSNAKTICDHLAVVRPEAWLMIGHCGGLRPSQRIGDYVLAHAYLRDDHVLDEMLPPEIPVPAIAEVQVAMAQAAEAVLGHSDPEDFKRRLRTGTVVTTDDRNWELRYSSSALRFSLSRAVGIDMESATIAAQGYRFRVPYGTLLCVSDKPIHGELKLPGQANRFYEEAIASHLRVGLMTCELLREEGAKLHSRKLRAFNEPPFR; via the coding sequence ATGACACAAAGCATCGGCAGCGCAACGGTCACGCAACTTGACCGTATCTATCAGACATCCATCGAAAATCTGCGCGAAGCGATGCGGGCCTACGCCCGCGACGGCAGCGTCCCGCCGCCAGAGGCCAAGGCCGACCGGCGCTACTGCTATCCTGAGCTGCGCATCGTCTATCATGGCGACAGCGATGCGCCGCCGCCGGGCCGCTCCTTCGCCCGCCTCTCCAAGCCGGGACGCTACGTCACCACCGTAACCCGCCCCGCCATGTTCGCCGACTATCTCGCCGAACAGATCGACCTGCTCGTCCGCGACTATGGCGTCGATGTGGAGGCCGGGCTGAGCGAACAGCAGATCCCCTTCCCCTATGTGCTGGACGGCCTGGACATGAGCGCGCTGGATGGCACGCCGCCGACCGAACTGGCTCGCCACTTCCCCGCCACCGAACTGGCGGAAATCGGTGACGAGATCGCCGACGGCCTGTTCATGCCCGATCCGAACGGCGATCGCCCGCTTGCCCTGTTCGACGGATTGCGCACCGATTTCTCGCTGGCGCGCCTGAAACATTATACCGGCACGCCGGCCGAACATGTGCAGCGCTATATTCTCTTCACCAACTATCACCGCTATGTTGACGAATTCGTCGCCTGGGCCTGCGATGAGCTACAGCGTGAAGGCAGCCGCTACACGGCCTTGTCGGGTGCCGGCGGCGTCTATGTGACCCCGGAAACCGCCGACCCGGCGCGGATGATCGCCGACAGCGCCTGGCGCCGGCACCAGATGCCCGCCTATCACCTGATCGCGCCGGACCGCAGCGGCATCACCCTGGTCAATATCGGCGTCGGCCCGTCCAACGCAAAGACCATCTGCGATCATCTCGCCGTCGTGCGTCCGGAAGCCTGGCTGATGATCGGCCATTGCGGCGGCCTGCGTCCCAGCCAGCGGATCGGCGACTATGTGCTGGCCCACGCCTATCTGCGCGACGATCATGTGCTGGACGAGATGCTGCCGCCCGAAATTCCGGTGCCGGCGATCGCCGAAGTGCAGGTCGCCATGGCGCAGGCTGCCGAAGCCGTGCTGGGTCACAGCGATCCGGAGGATTTCAAGCGCCGCCTGCGCACCGGCACGGTCGTCACCACCGACGATCGGAACTGGGAATTGCGCTATTCCAGCTCGGCCCTGCGCTTCAGCCTGTCGCGCGCGGTCGGCATCGACATGGAATCGGCGACCATCGCGGCCCAGGGCTATCGCTTCCGCGTTCCCTACGGCACTTTGCTGTGCGTATCCGACAAGCCGATCCATGGCGAACTCAAGCTGCCGGGACAGGCCAACCGTTTCTATGAGGAAGCCATCGCCAGCCATTTGCGCGTGGGCCTGATGACCTGCGAACTGCTGCGCGAGGAAGGGGCAAAGCTGCACAGCCGCAAGCTGCGCGCCTTCAACGAACCGCCGTTCCGCTAA
- a CDS encoding GGDEF domain-containing protein — protein sequence MNAPAILLSLLFGTAAVMTVALTVAWLHFGRQRHVLTWTASYGIGMVQWTANACGFFLKSPGWFIVTGVGLIISGSLLAIGIRQRSGKPLRLAGFVIPAIIVILAMAFAIGPAGSQIMQGLIIPAYVGALLAASAVSLWPRDRSFTPPELVFFLALLAFVIVQLALAGSAMMIRGPEMGKDLYRLIFSIFMPTIYVATAVTAVLVVAGDLAQQLRTQMRHDPLTQVLNRRGLDEAAARAMALARRQSLPLALVVCDLDGFKALNDGHGHIAGDQALKGFAQLLTSAVRRGDVVGRMGGDEFGLLLMNTSAGAAADVMERVRSEVGHLALPGFPDVWLRASFGVSELAAADIQMEDLVARADAALYAAKKDGKDRISIWQEAA from the coding sequence ATGAACGCACCAGCCATTCTCCTGTCCCTGCTGTTCGGCACCGCTGCCGTCATGACCGTCGCGCTGACTGTGGCGTGGCTGCATTTCGGTCGACAACGGCATGTCCTGACATGGACCGCCTCCTACGGCATCGGCATGGTGCAATGGACGGCCAATGCCTGCGGCTTCTTCCTCAAAAGTCCCGGCTGGTTCATCGTCACCGGCGTCGGACTGATCATCAGCGGATCGTTGCTGGCGATCGGCATTCGCCAGCGATCGGGGAAACCGTTGCGGCTGGCCGGATTCGTGATTCCCGCTATTATCGTGATCCTGGCCATGGCGTTCGCCATCGGTCCGGCCGGCAGCCAGATCATGCAGGGCCTGATCATTCCCGCCTATGTCGGCGCATTGCTGGCGGCGAGCGCCGTGTCGCTTTGGCCCAGGGACCGGTCTTTCACGCCCCCGGAACTGGTGTTCTTCCTCGCCCTGCTGGCCTTCGTCATCGTCCAGCTGGCGCTGGCGGGGTCGGCCATGATGATTCGCGGACCCGAGATGGGGAAGGATCTCTATCGCCTGATCTTCAGCATCTTCATGCCGACCATCTATGTGGCCACCGCCGTCACGGCGGTGCTGGTGGTCGCGGGCGACCTGGCCCAGCAACTGCGCACGCAGATGCGTCATGATCCGCTGACCCAGGTCTTGAACCGCCGGGGTCTGGACGAGGCGGCGGCGCGGGCGATGGCGCTTGCCCGGCGGCAGAGCCTGCCGCTGGCGCTGGTCGTATGCGATCTCGACGGGTTCAAGGCGCTCAATGACGGCCATGGCCATATTGCGGGCGATCAGGCGCTAAAAGGCTTCGCTCAGTTGCTCACCAGCGCGGTGCGTCGCGGCGATGTCGTGGGGCGGATGGGCGGCGACGAATTCGGGCTGCTGCTGATGAACACCAGCGCCGGCGCCGCCGCAGACGTGATGGAACGCGTGCGTAGCGAGGTCGGTCACCTGGCGCTGCCGGGATTTCCCGACGTCTGGCTGCGCGCCAGTTTCGGCGTGTCCGAACTGGCCGCCGCCGACATCCAGATGGAAGATTTGGTCGCGCGGGCGGATGCAGCCCTTTATGCCGCCAAGAAGGACGGCAAGGACCGCATCAGCATCTGGCAGGAAGCGGCTTAA
- a CDS encoding M2 family metallopeptidase: protein MKIAISMAALAAALVVSPVLAQQAPAAAAPTAAEADAFLAKAEKALFDQSIVSGRAAWINATYITDDTDAIASYFGAIDTKQRVDYALEAAKYATAPGLSMETKRRLTLLRTALTLPAPTTPGAAEELNDLATKLQSAYGKGKGTLKGQPINGSDIEEQMGINRNPDELREMWVSWHDNVGAPMRTDYAKLVDIANAGAKELGFADTGAMWRSKYDMPADDFAKLTDKIWAEVKPLYDDLHCYTRTKLNEKYGDAVQPKTGPIRADLLGNMWAQEWGNIYDVVAPQGAGDLGFDTTDLLKAKGYDPVRMVKTGEGFYSSLGFEPLPQTFWERSQITKPRDREVICHASAWDIDNKNDIRIKMCTKVNGDDFVTIHHELGHNYYQRAYQKHSQLYLDGANDGFHEAIGDFVALSITPDYLVKIGLLDPAKVPGADKDLGLLLRQAMDKVAFLPFGLLIDKWRWGVFDGSIPQSQYEKGWTDLRLQYQGITPPVSRDETKFDAGGKYHIPGNTPYTRYFLARVLQFQFYEAACKQAGWKGPLHRCSFYGNKAVGAKLDAMLQMGASKPWPDALQAFTGSREMSGKALVNYFAPLQKWLITQNKGKSCGW, encoded by the coding sequence ATGAAAATCGCTATATCGATGGCCGCGCTTGCGGCCGCCCTCGTTGTTTCGCCGGTATTGGCGCAGCAGGCGCCCGCTGCCGCCGCGCCCACCGCGGCCGAAGCCGACGCGTTCCTCGCCAAGGCGGAGAAGGCGCTGTTCGACCAGTCGATCGTCAGCGGCCGCGCGGCATGGATCAACGCGACCTACATCACCGACGATACCGACGCGATCGCGTCCTATTTCGGCGCGATCGACACCAAGCAGCGGGTCGATTATGCGCTGGAGGCGGCGAAATACGCGACCGCGCCGGGGCTGAGCATGGAGACGAAGCGTCGGCTGACGCTGCTGCGCACCGCGCTGACGCTGCCCGCGCCGACGACGCCGGGCGCCGCCGAAGAACTGAACGATCTCGCGACCAAGCTGCAGTCCGCCTATGGCAAGGGGAAGGGGACGCTGAAAGGCCAGCCGATCAACGGCAGCGATATCGAAGAGCAGATGGGGATCAACCGCAACCCCGACGAACTCAGGGAAATGTGGGTCAGTTGGCACGACAATGTCGGCGCGCCGATGCGGACCGACTATGCCAAGCTGGTCGATATCGCCAATGCAGGGGCCAAGGAGCTGGGCTTTGCCGATACCGGCGCGATGTGGCGGTCCAAATATGACATGCCGGCCGACGATTTCGCCAAGCTGACCGACAAGATCTGGGCGGAGGTCAAGCCGCTCTATGACGATCTCCATTGCTACACGCGCACCAAGCTGAACGAGAAATATGGCGATGCGGTGCAGCCCAAGACCGGGCCGATCCGCGCCGACCTGCTCGGCAATATGTGGGCGCAGGAATGGGGCAATATCTACGACGTCGTCGCACCGCAGGGCGCGGGCGATCTCGGCTTCGATACGACCGATCTGCTGAAGGCCAAGGGCTATGACCCGGTCAGGATGGTGAAGACGGGCGAGGGTTTCTACAGCTCGCTGGGGTTCGAGCCGTTGCCGCAGACTTTCTGGGAGCGGTCGCAGATTACCAAGCCGCGCGACCGCGAGGTCATCTGTCATGCCTCCGCCTGGGACATAGACAACAAGAACGACATCCGCATCAAGATGTGTACGAAGGTGAATGGCGATGATTTCGTCACCATCCATCATGAACTGGGGCATAATTATTACCAGCGCGCCTATCAGAAGCATAGCCAGCTCTATCTGGATGGCGCCAATGACGGCTTCCATGAAGCGATCGGCGATTTCGTCGCTTTGTCGATCACGCCCGACTATCTGGTGAAGATCGGCCTGCTCGATCCGGCCAAGGTGCCGGGCGCGGACAAGGATCTGGGCCTGTTGCTGCGTCAGGCGATGGACAAGGTCGCCTTCCTTCCCTTCGGCCTGCTGATCGACAAATGGCGCTGGGGCGTGTTCGACGGATCGATTCCGCAGAGCCAGTATGAAAAAGGCTGGACCGACCTGCGCCTGCAATATCAGGGCATCACGCCGCCCGTATCCCGCGACGAGACGAAGTTCGACGCCGGCGGCAAATATCATATTCCCGGCAACACGCCCTATACGCGCTACTTCCTGGCGCGGGTGCTGCAGTTCCAATTCTATGAGGCGGCGTGCAAGCAGGCCGGCTGGAAAGGGCCGCTGCATCGCTGTTCTTTCTACGGAAACAAGGCTGTAGGCGCGAAACTTGATGCCATGTTGCAAATGGGCGCGTCAAAGCCTTGGCCCGACGCGTTGCAAGCCTTTACCGGCAGTCGCGAAATGTCAGGCAAGGCGCTGGTCAATTATTTCGCACCATTGCAGAAGTGGTTGATTACGCAAAATAAAGGCAAGTCCTGTGGCTGGTAA